The Jannaschia sp. GRR-S6-38 genomic interval GCGACGATCCCCGACGCGCTCTGGTCTGATCTGAAATCCGAGGGCCTGATGCGGGCCGACGCGCCGACGTGACGCGGCGGCGCGGCCCCCGGGCCCGCTCGACAGCGCTCGGGCCGCTGCCTAGACTCTGCCCCGCGCACCACGTCCGGAGACCGCGATGAAACTGACCGTCAACGGCATCTCGCACGAGCTCGACGTCGAGCCGGACATGCCGCTTCTCTGGGTCCTGCGCGACGAGCTCGGGCTCAAGGGTACGAAATACGGCTGCGGCATCGCCGCTTGCGGCGCTTGCACCGTACATCTGGACGGCGTCGCCGCCCGCTCATGCCAGCTTCCCGTCGGCGACTTGGAGGGGGCGGAGATCACGACGATCGAGGGGCTCGGCACGCCCGAGGCGCCGCATCCCGTCCAGCAGGCCTGGATCGACGAGCAGGTCGCGCAATGCGGCTACTGCCAGTCGGGCCAGATCATGCAGGCGGCCGATCTTCTGTCCTACAGCCCCGAGCCCACGGATGAGGAGATCGCGGACGCCATGTCGGGCAATCTCTGCCGCTGCGCCACCTATCCGCGCATCCGCGCCGCGATCCGCCGCGCCGCCGGGTCGGAGGGCGCGTGATGGGCCGCGCCGCGACGCTCGCCCGCCGGACCTTCCTGATCGGCTCCGCCGCCATCGCGGGCGGGGTCGCCTTCGGCGTCTGGGCCTACAAGCGCGAGGGCGAGAACCCGCTTCTGGCCGACCTGCCCGACGGCGCCTCCGCCCTGACACCCTACGTGCTAATCGATGCCGAGGGCGTGACCCTGATCACGCCGCGCGCCGAGGTGGGCCAGGGCGCGACCTCGATCCAGGCCTATCTCCTGGCCGAGGAACTGGACGTCGATCCGCTAAGCGTGCGCACCGCGCCCGGACCCGCCTCCGCCGCTTATTGGAACGGCGAGGTCGCCGCCGAGGGCTTTCCCTTCGCCGCCTGGGATGACGGCTTCGTCGCGCGCACCAGCCGCGCGGCCGGCGGCGTCGCGGGCAAGCTGGTCGGGCTGAACGTCACCGGCGGCTCGACCACCGTGCCCGATGCCTATGACAAGCTACGCGCCGCCGGCGCCTCGGCGCGCGAGACGCTGAAGCAGGCGGCCGCCGACCGGCTGGGCCTGTCCCGCGCCGATCTGCGCACCGAGAACGGCGCCGTGATCCCGCCCGAGGGCGACCCGATCCCCTATACCGCGCTCGCCGCTGACGCCGCCGCGCTGGACCCGGTCGAGGCCGAGACGCGCGACCCCGCCGACTGGCGCTGGCTGGGCAAGCCGCATCGCCGCATCGACATCGTCGCCAAGGCCACCGGGACCGAGCGTTACGGCATCGACCTCGACCTGCCCGACATGCTGCACGCGACCGCGGTGACGAACCCGGCCCACGGCAAGGGGGTCACCGCGATGGATGCCTCGGAGGCCGAAGCGATGCGCGGCGTGCTGGCCGTGCATCTGATCACCGGCGGCGCCGCCGTCGTCGCCGACAACACCTGGCGCGCGATCCGGGCCGCCAACGCGATCCGCTTCGAATGGGAGCCGCCGGCGACGACCCACGACACCGACGCCTTCTGGGCGCTGCACGCGGCGGCCCTGACCGAGGACACGCGCGACAGCCGCTTCGCCGATGACGGCGATGTCGAGGCGGCGACGGGCGACGCGTTCCAGGCCGATTACGGCGCGCCCTTCCTGCATCACGCGCCCCTCGAACCCGCCAACGCGACCATCCGCTACACGCCCGAGCGCACCGATATCTGGACCGCCACGCAGGTGCCGCCCTTCGCGGTCGACGCGGTCGCGCGCGTGCTGGAGCAGGACGCGGACCGGGTGCGGCTGCACAACCAGACCTCCGGCGGCAGCTTCGGCCACCGGCTGGAGCTTCTGTGGATCCAGCAGGCCGCCGAAATCGCGCGCCATCACCCCGGCCGGCCGGTCAAGATGACCTGGTCGCGCGAGGAGGACATGGCCTCGGGCTTCCTGCGCCCGATGGCCGTCGCCCGCGGGCGCGGCACGACGGGCGAAGGCCGGGTCCGCAGCCTCGACCTCGCCATCGCGGCGCAATCGGTGACCGAAAGCCAGATGTCGCGGCTGGGCTTCCCGCCCATCGGCCCCGACACCGCGATCGTCGCCGCCGCCTGGGACGCGCCCTACGCGCTGGCCGACCGCCGGGTCACGGGGCACCGGGTGCCCGCCACGGTGCCGGTCTCGTCTTGGCGCTCGGTCGGCGCGTCGCATAACGGCTTCTTCGTCGAGACGCTGATGGACGAGCTGATCCATCAGGCCGGGGCCGACCCCGTGGCCGAGCGGCTGCGGCTCATTCACCACGCGCCCTCGCGCGCCGTGCTGGAGACGGTGGCCGAGATGGCGGCCTGGGACGGCCCGCGGCCCGGGCCGGGACGCGGCCGCGGCGTGGCCTTCACCTTCGCTTTCGGCGTGCCCTGCGCGCAGATCGTCGATGTCGTGGACGGCCCGGACGGGCTGCGCATCACCGACCTGTGGGTCGCGGCCGAGGTCGGCCGGGTGCTGGACCCGGTCAATCTCGAGGCGCAGCTCTCGGGCGGCGCGCTCTTCGGGCTGGGCCACGCCATGCAGGCCGAGATCCCCTTCGAGGACGGGCTGCCCGTGCCGCGCAATTTCGACCTCTACGAAAGCCTGCGCATGTGGCAGGTGCCCCGCGTCCATGTCCGCGCGCTGGGCACGACGGGCGCGATCCGCGGCGCGGGCGAGCCGGGCCTGCCGCCCGCGGCCCCGGCCCTAGGCAACGCGATCTTCGCCGCCACCGGCCAGCGCATCCGGCGCATGCCCTTCGCGCGCGAGATCCGCTTCGCCTGATCCGGCTGGACAGCGCCGCGCCGGCAGGTCAGGGAACGGCATGCGCTGGGACGCCTATATCTTCGACCTGGACGGCACGCTGATCGACAGCGCGCCGGGGATCCACGCCGCCGTCGCCACGATGTGCGACGCCGAGGCCCTGCCCGTGCCGGACCTGGCCACCGTGAAGGGTTTCATCGGCAACGGCGTGCCCCGGCTGGTCGAGCGCGTGCTGGACTGGGCCGGCGCCGACCCGTCGCGGCAGCCGTCGGCGCTGGCGGCGATGAACGCGGCCTATGCGGCCGACCCGACCGGCGGCACCACGGTCCTGCCCGGTGCGCGCGAGCTGCTGTCGGGGCTGGCGGCGCGCGGCGCGCGGCTGGGCCTCTGCACCAACAAGCCCGAGGGCCCGACCCGCGCGATCCTCGACGCGCTGGAGCTTGGCCCCTTCGAGGCGGTCGTCGGCGGCGACACGCTCGACCGGCGCAAGCCGGACCCCGCCCCCCTGCGCCATGTCGCGGAGGCGCTGGGCGCCGCGTCGGGCCGCGCCCTCTATGTGGGCGATTCCGAGGTCGACTGGCAGACCGCCGCGGCCGCCGCGATCCCCTATGCCCACCTGCGCGGCGGCTACCAGAACGGGCCGATCCCGGCGGACGGCCCGACGCGGTGGCTGGCCGATCTGCGCGAATTGCTCGAAACGGATTGACACGACGTAACGGTCGGAGATTGCAACCGAATCGCTGATATGTCATGGTCCGCGGATAATCTGGGGAGCAACTGGACAACCAGCCGGGCCGCTGCCGTGCCCGGACCAAGAAGGTGTGACGAACGTGCCCAAGGAAGCGCAACAGATCGCGGCCCTGCCGATGCGGTGGCGGGGCGACAAGGTCGAGGTCCTGATGGTCACCTCGCGGGATACGGGACGCTGGGTCGTGCCGAAGGGCTGGACCATGAAGGGCGTGAAGCCCTGGACCGCCGCCGCGCAGGAGGCGCTGGAGGAGGCGGGCGCCAAGGGCGACATCGCGCGCGAGGTCTTCGGGGTCTTCCACTACGACAAGGTGATGGATGACGGCTCGACCCAGCGCTGCCGGGTGCGGGTCTATCCGATGATCGTCGAGGACCTGAAGAAGAGCTGGAAGGAAGAGGACGCGCGCAAACGCCGCTGGTTCGCCCCACGCGAGGCCGCCAAGCGCGTCGACGAGGCGGAGCTGGCCGATCTGCTCGACATGCTCGGCTCGAAGCCGACGAAGGCGCCGGTGGCTGGCCCCC includes:
- a CDS encoding xanthine dehydrogenase family protein molybdopterin-binding subunit yields the protein MGRAATLARRTFLIGSAAIAGGVAFGVWAYKREGENPLLADLPDGASALTPYVLIDAEGVTLITPRAEVGQGATSIQAYLLAEELDVDPLSVRTAPGPASAAYWNGEVAAEGFPFAAWDDGFVARTSRAAGGVAGKLVGLNVTGGSTTVPDAYDKLRAAGASARETLKQAAADRLGLSRADLRTENGAVIPPEGDPIPYTALAADAAALDPVEAETRDPADWRWLGKPHRRIDIVAKATGTERYGIDLDLPDMLHATAVTNPAHGKGVTAMDASEAEAMRGVLAVHLITGGAAVVADNTWRAIRAANAIRFEWEPPATTHDTDAFWALHAAALTEDTRDSRFADDGDVEAATGDAFQADYGAPFLHHAPLEPANATIRYTPERTDIWTATQVPPFAVDAVARVLEQDADRVRLHNQTSGGSFGHRLELLWIQQAAEIARHHPGRPVKMTWSREEDMASGFLRPMAVARGRGTTGEGRVRSLDLAIAAQSVTESQMSRLGFPPIGPDTAIVAAAWDAPYALADRRVTGHRVPATVPVSSWRSVGASHNGFFVETLMDELIHQAGADPVAERLRLIHHAPSRAVLETVAEMAAWDGPRPGPGRGRGVAFTFAFGVPCAQIVDVVDGPDGLRITDLWVAAEVGRVLDPVNLEAQLSGGALFGLGHAMQAEIPFEDGLPVPRNFDLYESLRMWQVPRVHVRALGTTGAIRGAGEPGLPPAAPALGNAIFAATGQRIRRMPFAREIRFA
- a CDS encoding NUDIX hydrolase; translation: MPKEAQQIAALPMRWRGDKVEVLMVTSRDTGRWVVPKGWTMKGVKPWTAAAQEALEEAGAKGDIAREVFGVFHYDKVMDDGSTQRCRVRVYPMIVEDLKKSWKEEDARKRRWFAPREAAKRVDEAELADLLDMLGSKPTKAPVAGPLLKRAAS
- a CDS encoding (2Fe-2S)-binding protein yields the protein MKLTVNGISHELDVEPDMPLLWVLRDELGLKGTKYGCGIAACGACTVHLDGVAARSCQLPVGDLEGAEITTIEGLGTPEAPHPVQQAWIDEQVAQCGYCQSGQIMQAADLLSYSPEPTDEEIADAMSGNLCRCATYPRIRAAIRRAAGSEGA
- the gph gene encoding phosphoglycolate phosphatase (PGP is an essential enzyme in the glycolate salvage pathway in higher organisms (photorespiration in plants). Phosphoglycolate results from the oxidase activity of RubisCO in the Calvin cycle when concentrations of carbon dioxide are low relative to oxygen. This enzyme is a member of the Haloacid Dehalogenase (HAD) superfamily of aspartate-nucleophile hydrolase enzymes (PF00702).) → MRWDAYIFDLDGTLIDSAPGIHAAVATMCDAEALPVPDLATVKGFIGNGVPRLVERVLDWAGADPSRQPSALAAMNAAYAADPTGGTTVLPGARELLSGLAARGARLGLCTNKPEGPTRAILDALELGPFEAVVGGDTLDRRKPDPAPLRHVAEALGAASGRALYVGDSEVDWQTAAAAAIPYAHLRGGYQNGPIPADGPTRWLADLRELLETD